Proteins from a single region of Streptomyces sp. HUAS 15-9:
- a CDS encoding sodium-translocating pyrophosphatase: MAGLSTPHQLGQPTTFAAAVLTDDNRVLVAIIAVVAVAALIVAGVLVRQVLAAGEGTDSMKEIAGAVQEGANAYLARQLRTLGVFAVVVFFLLMLLPADDWNQRAGRSVFFLIGAAFSAVTGYIGMWLAVRSNVRVAAAAREATPAEGEPEKDLTAVSHKAMKIAFRTGGVVGMFTVGLGLLGASCVVLVYAADAPKVLEGFGLGAALIAMFMRVGGGIFTKAADVGADLVGKVEQGIPEDDPRNAATIADNVGDNVGDCAGMAADLFESYAVTLVAALILGKVAFGDSGLAFPLLVPAIGVITAMIGIFAVAPRRSDRSGMTAINRGFFISAVISLVLVAVAVFIYLPAKYSDLDGVTDTAISGKDGNPRILAVVAVAIGILLAAVIQQLTGYFTETNRRPVMDIGKTSLTGPATVVLAGISIGLESAVYTALLIGLSVYGAFLLGGTSIMLALFAVALAGTGLLTTVGVIVAMDTFGPVSDNAQGIAEMSGDVEGAGAQVLTNLDAVGNTTKAITKGIAIATAVLAASALFGSYRDAITTSVQDVGAKLTGPGAPMSLSLDISQPNNLVGLIAGAAVVFLFSGLAISAVSRSAGSVVYEVRRQFREKPGIMDFTEKPEYGKVVDICTKDALRELATPGLLAVMAPIFIGFTLGVGALGSYLAGAIGAGTLMAVFLANSGGAWDNAKKLVEDGHHGGKGSEAHAATVIGDTVGDPFKDTAGPAINPLLKVMNLVSLLIAPAVIKFSYGNDKNLGVRIAIAVLALLVIVGAVYVSKRRGIAVGDEDSAERVSKSADPAVVS, encoded by the coding sequence ATGGCGGGGCTTTCTACCCCTCATCAGTTGGGTCAACCCACAACCTTCGCAGCCGCAGTCCTGACCGACGACAACCGTGTCCTCGTGGCGATCATCGCGGTCGTCGCGGTCGCGGCCCTGATCGTCGCGGGAGTCCTGGTGCGCCAGGTGCTCGCGGCGGGCGAGGGCACCGACAGCATGAAGGAGATCGCGGGTGCGGTCCAGGAAGGCGCCAACGCCTATCTGGCCCGGCAGCTGCGCACGCTCGGCGTATTCGCCGTCGTGGTGTTCTTCCTGCTCATGCTGCTGCCCGCGGACGACTGGAATCAGCGCGCCGGACGGTCGGTGTTCTTCCTGATCGGCGCGGCATTCTCGGCGGTCACCGGCTATATCGGCATGTGGCTCGCCGTGCGCAGCAATGTGCGCGTCGCCGCGGCGGCCCGGGAGGCCACCCCGGCGGAAGGCGAGCCGGAAAAGGATCTCACCGCCGTCTCGCACAAAGCCATGAAGATCGCTTTCCGCACGGGCGGCGTCGTCGGCATGTTCACGGTGGGGCTCGGCCTGCTGGGCGCCTCCTGTGTGGTGCTGGTGTACGCGGCCGACGCGCCGAAGGTGCTCGAGGGCTTCGGCCTCGGGGCCGCCCTGATCGCCATGTTCATGCGTGTGGGCGGCGGCATCTTCACCAAGGCCGCCGACGTCGGCGCCGACCTGGTCGGCAAGGTCGAGCAGGGCATTCCGGAGGACGATCCGCGCAATGCCGCGACCATCGCCGACAACGTGGGCGACAACGTCGGCGACTGTGCCGGTATGGCGGCGGACCTGTTCGAGTCGTACGCCGTGACCCTGGTCGCGGCGCTCATCCTCGGCAAGGTCGCCTTCGGCGACTCCGGGCTCGCCTTCCCGCTGCTGGTGCCCGCGATCGGCGTGATCACCGCGATGATCGGCATCTTCGCGGTCGCGCCGCGCCGCAGCGACCGCAGCGGCATGACCGCGATCAACCGGGGCTTCTTCATCTCCGCGGTGATCTCGCTCGTGCTCGTGGCGGTGGCGGTCTTCATCTATCTGCCCGCGAAGTACTCGGACCTCGACGGCGTCACCGACACGGCGATCAGCGGCAAGGACGGCAACCCACGGATCCTCGCCGTGGTCGCGGTGGCCATCGGCATCCTGCTCGCCGCCGTGATCCAGCAACTGACCGGCTACTTCACCGAGACCAACCGCCGTCCGGTGATGGACATCGGCAAGACCTCGCTCACCGGTCCGGCCACCGTCGTCCTCGCCGGTATCTCGATCGGTCTCGAATCGGCCGTCTACACCGCCCTGTTGATCGGCCTCAGCGTCTACGGGGCGTTCCTTCTCGGCGGCACGTCCATCATGCTGGCCCTGTTCGCGGTCGCGCTGGCCGGCACCGGTCTGCTCACCACGGTGGGCGTGATCGTCGCCATGGACACCTTCGGTCCGGTCTCCGACAACGCCCAGGGCATCGCCGAGATGTCCGGGGACGTCGAGGGCGCGGGCGCGCAGGTGCTCACCAACCTGGACGCGGTCGGCAACACGACCAAGGCCATCACCAAGGGCATCGCCATCGCCACCGCCGTCCTCGCGGCATCGGCGCTCTTCGGGTCGTACCGTGACGCGATCACGACCAGCGTGCAGGACGTGGGCGCGAAACTGACCGGCCCGGGCGCGCCGATGAGCCTGTCGCTGGACATCTCGCAGCCGAACAACCTGGTCGGCCTGATCGCGGGTGCGGCGGTCGTCTTCCTCTTCTCCGGACTCGCCATCAGCGCCGTGTCGCGGTCGGCGGGTTCCGTCGTGTACGAGGTGCGGCGGCAGTTCCGCGAGAAGCCCGGGATCATGGACTTCACGGAGAAGCCCGAGTACGGCAAGGTCGTCGACATCTGCACCAAGGACGCCCTCAGGGAGCTGGCCACGCCAGGCCTCCTCGCGGTGATGGCGCCGATCTTCATCGGGTTCACGCTCGGTGTCGGCGCTCTCGGCTCCTATCTCGCGGGCGCGATCGGCGCCGGCACGCTGATGGCGGTGTTCCTGGCCAACTCCGGTGGTGCCTGGGACAACGCCAAGAAGCTGGTCGAGGACGGCCATCACGGCGGCAAGGGCAGCGAGGCCCATGCGGCCACGGTGATCGGTGACACGGTCGGCGACCCCTTCAAGGACACCGCCGGTCCCGCGATCAACCCGCTGCTGAAGGTGATGAACCTGGTGTCGCTGCTCATCGCGCCCGCGGTCATCAAGTTCTCGTACGGCAATGACAAGAACCTCGGCGTACGGATCGCGATCGCGGTCCTCGCGCTGCTCGTGATCGTCGGTGCCGTGTACGTCTCCAAGCGGCGCGGCATCGCCGTGGGCGACGAGGACAGTGCCGAACGGGTGAGCAAGTCGGCCGATCCCGCGGTGGTTTCGTAG
- a CDS encoding small secreted protein, giving the protein MNKKLAAALSGGAVLVAALTGCTSSGGGSENNDKLDAWAKQVCDAVQPQAKKIAAANAAIQKETSDNSAPADVQKTDAKAFQDMSDAYKAIGAAVNSAGAPNVDGGRKKQQDAVKELNQLGASYAALKKQVDELETKDQAKFADGLKDIATQLDKLSTTGNVALKNLEEGDVGQAMAKQESCKSASSSAPASAG; this is encoded by the coding sequence GTGAACAAAAAGCTCGCGGCCGCACTGTCCGGCGGTGCGGTACTCGTGGCGGCGCTGACGGGATGCACCAGCAGCGGCGGCGGAAGCGAAAACAACGACAAGCTGGATGCCTGGGCCAAGCAGGTCTGCGACGCGGTCCAGCCGCAGGCCAAGAAGATCGCGGCCGCCAACGCCGCGATCCAGAAGGAGACCTCCGACAACAGCGCGCCCGCGGACGTCCAGAAGACCGATGCGAAGGCTTTCCAGGACATGTCCGACGCCTACAAGGCGATCGGCGCCGCCGTGAACTCGGCCGGGGCGCCGAATGTGGACGGCGGCAGGAAGAAGCAGCAGGACGCGGTCAAGGAGCTCAACCAGCTCGGCGCGTCCTACGCCGCCCTGAAGAAGCAGGTCGACGAGCTCGAGACCAAGGACCAGGCGAAGTTCGCCGACGGCCTCAAGGACATCGCCACCCAGCTCGACAAGCTGAGCACGACCGGGAACGTCGCGCTGAAGAACCTCGAGGAGGGCGACGTCGGCCAGGCGATGGCCAAGCAGGAGAGCTGCAAGTCGGCCTCCTCCTCGGCCCCGGCGTCGGCGGGCTGA
- a CDS encoding N5-glutamine methyltransferase family protein, which yields MGDVSNATLSPLPSFDRPDVAAGLRAALLGAAFTADGLLELLGAPAYAALARSETVPALRATRGDTPLETLVRLFLLQQPVPHARVADLLPVEECLESRWLTRVGDDEVAATVDIRPYGGPDGEDWFIVSDLGCAVGGAGGVGGQSRQTDSAVVLGVGGASTTLAGITVRTPVAAALDLGTGSGIQALHAAQHATRVTATDLNPRALHITALTLALSGAPAADLREGSLFEPLKDDETYDLIVSNPPFVISPGARLTYRDGGMGGDELCRSLVQGAGERLNEGGFAQFLANWQHVEGEDWQDRIRSWVPRGCDAWVVQREVQDVTQYAELWLRDAGDHRADPAEYQARYDAWLDEFEARKVKAVGFGWITLRKTSAAEPSIVVEEWPHPIEQPLGETVRAHFARLDYLRGHDDAALLEGHFRLVAEVVQEQVGLPGAEDPEHVVLRQNRGMRRATRVDTVGAGFAGVCDGTLSAGRILDAIAQLLGEDPVVLRDSTPAQIRLLVEQGFLEPAG from the coding sequence ATGGGGGACGTGAGTAACGCCACCCTGTCCCCCCTGCCGTCCTTTGACCGTCCCGATGTCGCCGCCGGGCTCCGTGCCGCCCTGCTCGGCGCCGCCTTCACCGCCGACGGGCTGCTCGAACTGCTCGGCGCCCCCGCGTACGCGGCCCTGGCCCGCAGCGAGACCGTGCCCGCACTCCGGGCCACCCGCGGGGACACGCCGCTGGAGACACTCGTACGGCTGTTCCTGCTCCAGCAGCCCGTGCCGCACGCGCGCGTGGCGGACCTGCTGCCCGTCGAGGAGTGCCTCGAGAGCCGGTGGCTGACGCGCGTCGGCGACGACGAGGTCGCCGCCACCGTGGACATCCGGCCCTACGGCGGCCCGGACGGCGAGGACTGGTTCATCGTGTCGGACCTCGGTTGCGCGGTCGGCGGCGCGGGCGGCGTCGGCGGCCAGAGCCGCCAGACGGACTCGGCCGTGGTCCTCGGCGTCGGCGGGGCCTCCACGACCCTGGCCGGCATCACCGTCCGCACGCCCGTCGCCGCCGCGCTCGACCTCGGCACCGGCTCCGGCATCCAGGCGCTGCACGCCGCCCAGCACGCCACCCGCGTGACGGCGACCGACCTCAACCCGCGCGCGCTGCACATCACCGCGCTGACGCTCGCCCTGTCCGGGGCCCCGGCGGCCGATCTGCGCGAGGGCTCGCTCTTCGAGCCGCTCAAGGACGACGAGACGTACGACCTGATCGTGTCGAACCCGCCGTTCGTGATCTCGCCCGGCGCCCGTCTGACCTACCGCGACGGCGGGATGGGCGGGGACGAATTGTGCCGCTCGCTCGTTCAAGGAGCGGGCGAGCGACTGAACGAAGGCGGGTTCGCGCAGTTCCTCGCCAACTGGCAGCACGTGGAAGGGGAGGACTGGCAGGACAGGATCAGGTCGTGGGTGCCTCGCGGTTGCGACGCCTGGGTCGTGCAGCGCGAGGTGCAGGACGTCACGCAGTACGCCGAGTTGTGGCTGAGGGACGCCGGTGACCACCGCGCCGACCCGGCGGAGTACCAGGCGCGGTACGACGCCTGGCTCGACGAGTTCGAGGCGCGCAAGGTCAAGGCGGTCGGCTTCGGCTGGATCACGCTGCGCAAGACGTCGGCCGCAGAGCCCTCGATCGTCGTGGAGGAATGGCCGCACCCGATCGAACAGCCCCTCGGTGAAACGGTGCGGGCGCACTTCGCCCGTCTCGACTATCTCCGTGGGCACGACGACGCCGCCCTGCTGGAGGGTCACTTCAGGCTCGTCGCCGAGGTCGTCCAGGAGCAGGTCGGGCTGCCCGGTGCCGAGGACCCGGAGCATGTGGTGCTGCGCCAGAACCGCGGTATGCGCCGCGCCACCCGGGTGGACACGGTCGGGGCCGGCTTCGCGGGCGTGTGCGACGGCACGCTGAGCGCGGGCCGCATCCTCGACGCCATCGCGCAGCTGCTGGGCGAGGACCCGGTGGTGCTGCGCGACAGCACGCCCGCGCAGATCCGGCTGCTGGTGGAACAGGGCTTCCTCGAACCGGCCGGCTAG
- the topA gene encoding type I DNA topoisomerase: MSPTSETAQGGRRLVIVESPAKAKTIKGYLGPGYVVEASVGHIRDLPNGAAEVPEKYTGEVRRLGVDVEHDFEPIYVVNADKRAQVKKLKDLLKDSDELFLATDEDREGEAIAWHLLEVLKPKVPVKRMVFHEITKEAIREAVANPRDLNQRMVDAQETRRILDRLYGYEVSPVLWKKVMPRLSAGRVQSVATRLVVERERERIAFRSAEYWDLTGTFGTGRAGDPSDPSTLVARLQSVDGRRVAQGRDFDSLGQLKTANTLHLDEANARALAAALENTRFSVRSVESKPYRRSPYAPFRTTTLQQEASRKLGFGAKATMQVAQKLYENGYITYMRTDSTTLSDTAIAAARAQVTQLYGADYLPPQPRTYAGKVKNAQEAHEAIRPSGDRFRTPAETGLTGDQFKLYELIWKRTVASQMKDATGNSVTVKIAGTAADGRDVEFSASGKTITFHGFLKAYVEGADDPNAELDDRERRLPQVGEGDALTAEEITVDGHATKPPARYTEASLVKELEEREIGRPSTYASIIGTILDRGYVFKKGTALVPSFLSFAVVNLLEKHFGRLVDYDFTAKMEDDLDRIARGEAKAVPWLKRFYFGEGTNNGNAAEAGNGDGDHLGGLKELVTDLGAIDAREVSSFPVGNDIVLRVGRYGPYIERGEKDTEQHQRADIPDDLAPDELSVELAEELLAKPSGDFELGTDPQSGHQIIAKDGRYGPYVTEVLPEGTPKTGKNAVKPRTASLFKSMSLDTVTLQDALRLMSLPRVVGTDADGVEITAQNGRYGPYLKKGTDSRSLQAEDQIFTITLEEAQAIYAQPKQRGRAAAKPPLKELGEDPVSGKPVVVKDGRFGPYVTDGETNATLRSGDSVEAITPERGFELLAEKRAKGPAKKTAKKAPAKKATAKKAPAKKATATKTAAKKTTAAKKTTTAKKTAAKKATTASKATAFKTSADD; this comes from the coding sequence TTGTCCCCGACCAGCGAGACCGCACAGGGCGGCCGCCGACTCGTCATCGTCGAGTCGCCTGCCAAGGCGAAGACGATCAAGGGCTACCTGGGCCCCGGCTACGTAGTCGAAGCGAGCGTCGGGCACATCCGCGACCTTCCCAACGGCGCCGCGGAGGTGCCGGAGAAGTACACCGGCGAGGTCCGCCGCCTCGGCGTGGACGTCGAGCACGACTTCGAGCCGATCTATGTCGTCAACGCCGACAAGAGGGCCCAGGTCAAGAAGCTCAAGGATCTGCTGAAGGACTCCGACGAACTCTTCCTCGCCACCGATGAGGACCGCGAGGGCGAGGCCATCGCCTGGCACCTCCTGGAGGTCCTCAAGCCCAAGGTCCCGGTCAAGCGGATGGTCTTCCACGAGATCACCAAGGAGGCGATCCGCGAGGCCGTCGCCAACCCGCGCGACCTGAACCAGCGCATGGTCGACGCACAGGAGACCCGCCGCATCCTCGACCGCCTCTACGGCTACGAGGTCTCGCCGGTCCTGTGGAAGAAGGTCATGCCGCGCCTGTCGGCCGGCCGTGTCCAGTCGGTAGCGACCCGGCTCGTGGTGGAGCGGGAACGCGAGCGCATCGCCTTCCGTTCCGCCGAGTACTGGGACCTGACGGGCACCTTCGGGACCGGCCGTGCCGGCGACCCGAGCGACCCGTCGACCCTGGTCGCCCGGCTTCAGTCCGTCGACGGCAGGCGCGTCGCCCAGGGCCGTGACTTCGACTCGCTCGGGCAGCTCAAGACCGCGAACACCCTCCACCTCGACGAGGCGAACGCCCGCGCCCTCGCCGCCGCCCTGGAGAACACCCGGTTCTCGGTGCGGTCCGTCGAGTCCAAGCCGTACCGCCGCTCGCCGTACGCCCCGTTCCGTACGACGACGCTGCAGCAGGAGGCCAGCCGCAAGCTCGGCTTCGGCGCGAAGGCCACGATGCAGGTCGCGCAGAAGCTGTACGAGAACGGCTACATCACGTACATGCGTACGGACTCCACGACGCTGAGCGACACCGCGATCGCGGCCGCCCGCGCCCAGGTCACGCAGCTGTACGGCGCCGACTACCTGCCGCCGCAGCCGCGTACGTACGCCGGGAAGGTCAAGAACGCCCAGGAGGCGCACGAGGCGATCCGTCCTTCGGGTGATCGTTTCCGCACCCCGGCGGAGACCGGCCTGACCGGCGACCAGTTCAAGCTCTACGAGCTGATCTGGAAGCGGACCGTCGCCTCCCAGATGAAGGACGCGACCGGCAACAGCGTCACCGTCAAGATCGCCGGCACCGCCGCCGACGGCCGGGACGTCGAGTTCAGCGCGTCCGGCAAGACGATCACCTTCCACGGCTTCCTGAAGGCCTACGTCGAGGGCGCCGACGACCCGAACGCCGAACTCGACGACCGCGAGCGCAGGCTGCCCCAGGTGGGCGAGGGCGACGCGCTGACGGCCGAGGAGATCACGGTCGACGGGCACGCCACCAAGCCCCCGGCCCGCTACACCGAGGCCAGCCTGGTCAAGGAGCTCGAAGAGCGCGAGATCGGCCGCCCGTCGACGTACGCGTCGATCATCGGCACGATCCTCGACCGCGGCTATGTGTTCAAGAAGGGCACGGCCCTGGTGCCGTCCTTCCTGTCCTTCGCCGTGGTCAACCTCCTGGAGAAGCACTTCGGGCGGCTCGTCGACTACGACTTCACCGCCAAGATGGAGGACGACCTCGACCGCATCGCGCGCGGCGAGGCCAAGGCCGTGCCGTGGCTGAAGCGGTTCTACTTCGGCGAGGGCACGAACAACGGCAACGCGGCAGAGGCGGGCAACGGCGACGGGGACCACCTCGGCGGCCTCAAGGAACTGGTGACCGACCTGGGCGCGATCGACGCGCGCGAGGTGTCGTCGTTCCCCGTGGGCAACGACATCGTGCTGCGGGTCGGCCGCTACGGCCCCTACATCGAGCGCGGCGAGAAGGACACCGAGCAGCACCAGCGCGCGGACATCCCCGACGACCTCGCCCCGGACGAGCTGTCCGTCGAGCTCGCGGAGGAACTGCTCGCCAAGCCGAGCGGCGACTTCGAGCTGGGCACGGACCCGCAGAGCGGCCACCAGATCATCGCCAAGGACGGCCGCTACGGCCCGTACGTCACCGAGGTGCTCCCCGAGGGCACCCCGAAGACCGGCAAGAACGCCGTCAAGCCGCGTACGGCCTCGCTGTTCAAGTCGATGTCGCTGGACACGGTGACCCTCCAGGACGCGCTCCGGCTGATGTCGCTGCCGCGCGTCGTCGGGACCGACGCGGACGGCGTGGAGATCACCGCGCAGAACGGCCGCTACGGCCCGTACCTGAAGAAGGGCACGGACTCGCGGTCCCTGCAGGCCGAGGACCAGATCTTCACGATCACGCTGGAGGAGGCCCAGGCGATCTACGCCCAGCCGAAGCAGCGTGGCCGCGCGGCCGCCAAGCCGCCGCTGAAGGAGCTGGGCGAGGACCCCGTCAGCGGGAAGCCGGTCGTCGTCAAGGACGGTCGCTTCGGGCCGTACGTCACCGACGGCGAGACCAACGCGACCCTGCGCTCGGGCGACAGCGTCGAGGCGATCACCCCGGAGCGCGGCTTCGAGCTCCTCGCCGAGAAGCGCGCCAAGGGCCCCGCCAAGAAGACGGCGAAGAAGGCGCCCGCGAAGAAGGCCACCGCCAAGAAGGCTCCGGCCAAGAAGGCGACCGCCACCAAGACGGCCGCCAAGAAGACGACCGCGGCGAAGAAGACGACGACGGCCAAGAAGACCGCCGCCAAGAAGGCGACGACGGCCTCGAAGGCCACCGCTTTCAAGACGTCGGCGGACGACTGA
- the tmk gene encoding dTMP kinase — translation MTRAEQPTALTTAPDDTLVADSRERAVRALLRQPQLKRLWSAQLVSGVGDALALLVLVLLALQAAIAEGSFGGGYRGVAFAVATVFGARILATLLFGAVLLGPLTSLTSQDGPLDRRWTMVGADGLRAVLLIIAPLWIDWTPANALAVLLVTAFVTGVAERLWSVCRESAAPALLPAPPPEGATVRPLPDHMDALRRLSLRTGFVAVPLSAAALVAAALLNNLLGTVSAWFAQHQAALGSYVAAGLFAASLSVLTYLELPDARTPRPRSPLEGLRRPRTGTGVDTGRTGAVPLLVLACAAVAGAISAAVAVSVLQAKDLGGGPVLYGLLVLALTGGVVVGIRTAPAVLPSLSRRRLLSLAIAFTGVALLAAGLVPDVTSVLLIVALAGVGAGIAANTGHTLLDQETEDYRRPRTTEHLHAVVRVFVALGALIAPLMAALIGPHRLENGKFVFAHGGAAFTLMLVGALLLPVAALVLAKVDDRSGVPLRHDLRDALLGGDDPAQTPATNGFFIALEGGDGAGKSTQAEALAEWIRAKGHEVVLTREPGATPVGKRLRSILLDVSSAGLSHRAEALLYAADRAEHVDTVVRPALERGAVVISDRYIDSSVAYQGAGRDLSPTEIARINRWATNGLVPHLTVLLDVAPEAARERFTEAPDRLESEPAEFHARVRAGFLTLAAADPGRYLVVDAGQEPEAVTTVIRHRLDTVLPLSEAEVKAAEEARKAAEAEARRKAEEEAMRKAEEERLERERQEQLAKLRAEEEERKRRELEEAQRREAERQAEEARQRAEEARRRAEEERARLLAEEEARAAEEARRRAEEERRRKQAEEEARLHAEAEARRLEKQRKAEAALLRAEEARRQAAAASAAADVAAQQPAAPQPTVTATPRPAAPAVAQEAATVPTPVVRADQAESEGGAKGEQRDGRPSRSRKPSGESESEVTAKLPQPPVPSGAADETAVLPPVAPGAADETAVLPPVAPGAADETAVLPPVRGGDPAERMPQGFFRDERPTAGPAAPDDRTRELPQVDEDGAARRRPRSDWAEETPLDDLPTLADELLGSYENDGHDEDQGGRGRGRGRRG, via the coding sequence ATGACGCGAGCCGAGCAGCCAACGGCCCTCACCACAGCACCCGACGACACCCTGGTGGCGGACTCCCGCGAGCGGGCGGTCCGCGCCCTGCTGCGCCAGCCGCAACTCAAGCGGTTGTGGAGCGCACAGCTCGTGAGCGGCGTGGGCGACGCCCTCGCGCTCCTCGTGCTGGTCCTGCTCGCCCTCCAGGCGGCGATCGCCGAGGGGTCGTTCGGCGGCGGCTACCGGGGCGTGGCGTTCGCAGTGGCGACCGTCTTCGGGGCGCGCATTTTGGCCACCCTGCTCTTCGGCGCCGTACTCCTCGGGCCGCTCACCTCTCTGACCTCGCAGGACGGCCCGCTCGACCGCCGCTGGACCATGGTCGGCGCCGACGGTCTGCGCGCCGTACTGCTGATCATCGCGCCCCTGTGGATCGACTGGACGCCGGCCAACGCGCTGGCGGTCCTGCTGGTCACCGCTTTCGTGACCGGTGTCGCAGAGCGCTTGTGGTCGGTGTGCCGCGAGAGCGCCGCCCCCGCCCTGCTGCCCGCCCCGCCCCCCGAGGGCGCGACGGTACGGCCGCTGCCGGACCACATGGACGCCCTGCGCCGCCTGTCGCTGCGCACGGGCTTCGTGGCGGTCCCCCTGTCGGCCGCCGCGCTCGTCGCCGCGGCGCTGCTCAACAACCTCCTCGGCACCGTGAGCGCCTGGTTCGCCCAGCATCAGGCGGCCCTCGGCTCGTACGTCGCGGCCGGTCTGTTCGCCGCGTCCCTGTCCGTGCTGACGTACCTGGAACTGCCTGACGCGCGCACCCCGCGCCCGCGGTCCCCGCTGGAGGGACTGCGCCGCCCCAGGACGGGCACGGGCGTGGACACCGGTCGCACGGGGGCCGTTCCGCTGCTCGTCCTCGCCTGCGCCGCCGTCGCCGGGGCGATCTCCGCCGCCGTCGCCGTGTCCGTGCTGCAGGCCAAGGACCTGGGCGGTGGCCCGGTGCTGTACGGGCTGCTGGTGCTCGCCCTGACCGGCGGAGTCGTCGTCGGCATCCGTACGGCCCCCGCCGTGCTGCCCTCGCTCTCCCGCCGCCGGCTGCTGTCGCTCGCGATCGCCTTCACCGGCGTCGCGCTGCTTGCCGCCGGGCTCGTCCCGGACGTCACCAGCGTGCTGCTGATCGTCGCGCTCGCCGGGGTCGGCGCCGGCATCGCCGCCAACACCGGGCACACGCTGCTCGACCAGGAGACCGAGGACTACCGTCGGCCGCGCACCACCGAACACCTGCACGCGGTCGTACGGGTCTTCGTGGCGCTCGGCGCGCTGATCGCGCCCCTGATGGCGGCCCTCATCGGCCCGCACCGGCTGGAGAACGGCAAGTTCGTCTTCGCGCACGGCGGCGCCGCCTTCACCCTCATGCTGGTCGGCGCGCTGCTGCTGCCGGTGGCCGCGCTGGTGCTGGCCAAGGTCGACGACCGCTCCGGCGTGCCGCTGCGGCACGACCTGCGGGACGCGCTGCTCGGCGGCGACGACCCGGCACAGACACCGGCCACGAACGGCTTCTTCATCGCCCTGGAGGGCGGCGACGGCGCAGGGAAGTCCACCCAGGCCGAGGCCCTCGCGGAGTGGATCCGGGCCAAGGGCCACGAGGTCGTGCTCACCCGCGAGCCCGGTGCGACTCCCGTGGGCAAGCGGCTGCGCTCGATCCTGCTGGACGTGTCGTCGGCGGGGCTCTCGCACCGGGCGGAGGCCCTGCTGTACGCGGCGGACCGCGCCGAGCACGTCGACACGGTCGTACGGCCCGCGCTGGAGCGGGGGGCCGTCGTCATCTCCGACCGGTACATCGACTCGTCGGTGGCCTACCAGGGGGCGGGCCGGGACCTGTCCCCGACCGAGATCGCCCGGATCAACCGCTGGGCGACCAACGGCCTCGTCCCCCATCTGACCGTCCTGCTGGACGTCGCCCCGGAGGCCGCCCGCGAGCGGTTCACCGAGGCTCCGGATCGGCTGGAGTCGGAGCCTGCCGAGTTCCACGCGCGCGTGCGGGCCGGATTCCTGACGCTGGCCGCCGCCGACCCCGGGCGCTATCTGGTCGTGGACGCGGGCCAGGAGCCCGAGGCCGTCACGACCGTGATCCGGCACCGGCTCGACACCGTGCTTCCGCTGTCCGAGGCCGAGGTGAAGGCCGCCGAGGAGGCCCGCAAGGCCGCCGAGGCGGAGGCCCGCCGCAAGGCCGAGGAGGAGGCCATGCGCAAGGCCGAGGAGGAGCGCCTGGAGCGTGAGCGCCAGGAACAGCTCGCCAAGCTGCGCGCCGAGGAGGAGGAGCGCAAGCGGCGCGAGCTGGAGGAGGCGCAGCGGCGCGAGGCCGAGCGGCAGGCGGAGGAGGCCCGGCAGCGGGCGGAGGAAGCACGCAGGCGGGCCGAGGAGGAGCGGGCCCGGCTGCTGGCCGAGGAAGAGGCCCGTGCCGCCGAGGAGGCCCGGCGCAGGGCCGAGGAGGAGCGGCGGCGCAAGCAGGCCGAGGAGGAGGCCAGGCTGCACGCCGAGGCCGAGGCCCGGCGCCTGGAGAAGCAGCGCAAGGCCGAGGCGGCGCTGCTGCGCGCCGAGGAGGCCCGGCGCCAGGCGGCAGCGGCGTCGGCCGCCGCCGACGTGGCCGCACAGCAGCCCGCGGCACCCCAGCCGACGGTCACCGCGACACCCCGGCCCGCGGCTCCCGCCGTTGCGCAGGAGGCGGCGACCGTGCCGACGCCCGTGGTTCGGGCAGACCAGGCAGAGTCCGAGGGCGGTGCCAAGGGCGAGCAGCGCGACGGTCGGCCGTCCCGGTCCCGCAAGCCGTCCGGGGAGTCCGAGTCCGAGGTGACGGCGAAGCTTCCGCAGCCGCCGGTACCTTCCGGTGCCGCGGACGAGACGGCCGTGCTGCCTCCCGTGGCTCCGGGCGCCGCGGACGAGACGGCCGTGCTGCCTCCGGTTGCTCCCGGTGCAGCGGACGAGACGGCCGTGCTGCCTCCCGTGCGGGGCGGGGATCCGGCGGAGCGGATGCCGCAGGGGTTCTTCCGGGACGAGCGGCCGACCGCCGGTCCCGCCGCCCCCGACGACCGTACGCGGGAGCTCCCGCAGGTCGACGAGGACGGAGCTGCGCGACGGCGGCCGCGGTCCGACTGGGCCGAGGAGACGCCGCTGGACGATCTGCCGACGCTGGCGGACGAGTTGCTGGGGTCGTACGAGAACGACGGGCACGACGAGGACCAGGGCGGCCGGGGCCGCGGGCGGGGACGCCGGGGCTGA